In the genome of Porphyrobacter sp. ULC335, one region contains:
- a CDS encoding SDR family NAD(P)-dependent oxidoreductase: MDTATNNTAAAMPQLFDLTGHVALVTGGNGGLGIGMARGLASAGASVAIWGRNAERNRAASAALKANGADVADFACDVTDPEQVSAAMELTIARFGRLDSCFANAGGSGVRKPFTQLSPGDWQSTLDLNVNSVVYTFQAASRQFMAQGSGGSLVVTSSVAALLGVPGGGYSATKAAVSGLVRSLAVELAPAGIRANAILPGFIATEMSLNTPKAFQDACLRRTPSGKLGTVDDMAGAAVFLAGPASQYMTGHSLVIDGGQSIFPM, encoded by the coding sequence ATGGACACAGCCACCAACAACACAGCCGCCGCCATGCCGCAGCTGTTCGATCTGACCGGACATGTCGCACTTGTGACCGGAGGCAATGGGGGCCTCGGCATCGGAATGGCGCGAGGCCTCGCGAGCGCCGGGGCCAGCGTTGCGATCTGGGGACGAAATGCCGAGCGCAACCGGGCGGCGAGCGCGGCGCTGAAGGCCAATGGGGCAGACGTGGCAGACTTCGCCTGCGACGTTACCGACCCGGAACAGGTCTCAGCAGCGATGGAACTAACGATCGCTCGCTTTGGCCGGCTTGACAGCTGTTTTGCCAATGCCGGCGGGTCGGGCGTGCGAAAGCCTTTCACCCAACTCTCTCCCGGGGACTGGCAAAGCACGCTCGACCTCAACGTCAACAGCGTGGTCTACACTTTCCAGGCAGCATCCCGGCAGTTCATGGCGCAAGGGAGCGGCGGAAGTCTTGTCGTCACATCTTCGGTCGCGGCGCTGCTGGGCGTGCCCGGTGGCGGCTATTCCGCAACGAAGGCTGCCGTCTCGGGCCTAGTACGCTCGCTTGCGGTGGAGCTGGCCCCTGCCGGTATCCGCGCCAATGCGATCCTGCCGGGGTTCATTGCAACCGAAATGAGCCTCAACACACCCAAGGCGTTCCAGGATGCGTGCTTGCGGCGGACCCCCTCGGGCAAGCTCGGCACTGTCGACGATATGGCCGGGGCTGCGGTGTTTCTGGCTGGCCCGGCGAGCCAGTATATGACCGGTCATTCGCTGGTGATCGACGGGGGGCAGTCGATCTTCCCGATGTAG
- a CDS encoding TonB-dependent receptor, whose amino-acid sequence MKKLFPAISALPLAALCSQPVFAQEADEAAEQSENVIIVTAQLREENVQEVPIAITALTGENIRNARIEDALDLQFNAPNVILSANRNLTIRGVGSQSFGGSNDTNIGVLINGVFLQQGSTFGEFFDLERVEVLRGPQGTLFGRNTTGGLINFVTRKPTDAFEGYVSAQVENFDGRRIEGAVNVPVTEGFGLRFAGHYLKRDGYTRNLEDGSRIDGRDQFTLRGSARLDTGSGTTVDFVVTYFEEDSNRANAVKTLCTPDPTLGCSPDSVTNDFPAVNFPIDRFLIPGVVRADTFSANPANLREVRIDVLPEQRAKDLLATFEINQDIGDWLRLTSVTGFRDGSNDSVRDFDQGTRPNAFNPTAISPANGAGNGVLTYLLGPGQVISSPDWRSAQYGSGERDQVSQELRLASDLSGPFNFLLGGYYLKANSAGDVITYMPANRTAGFVAAGVTTDASVTSHAVFGEVYIDITPELSVLGGIRYTKDDKSIRTASGTFALGPFFEGEASFDAWTGRGSVTWQPTPDNNLYLTFSRGFKSGGFNPGNVGTPTFDSEFINSWELGSKNTLLDSKLTLNGALFQYDYSNLIVGNIVGTLATNVNIPETRVRGFELETVFTPLEGLRLEGALGLLKTDIRSDFRSSDPSRGGAFFQIQGNELPNAPSRTLKLAAEYNIPVAGSWSLKPRVDYYSQTGFWAREFNVAADRVGSWEQLDLQLQVAHDDRDLALIFFVKNVQNNDDITFLEVNSNLVGSFRSAFLLDPRVYGVNLRAGF is encoded by the coding sequence ATGAAAAAGCTGTTCCCGGCCATCTCGGCCCTGCCGCTTGCTGCGCTGTGCAGCCAACCTGTGTTCGCACAGGAGGCTGACGAAGCCGCCGAGCAAAGCGAAAACGTCATCATCGTGACCGCCCAGCTGCGCGAGGAAAACGTGCAGGAAGTGCCCATCGCGATCACAGCCCTGACCGGCGAGAACATCCGCAATGCCCGCATCGAAGACGCGCTTGACCTTCAGTTCAACGCACCCAACGTCATCCTTTCAGCCAACCGCAACCTGACGATCCGCGGGGTCGGGTCGCAGTCCTTCGGTGGTTCCAACGACACCAACATCGGCGTCCTCATCAACGGCGTATTCCTGCAGCAGGGCAGCACATTTGGTGAATTCTTCGACCTTGAACGGGTCGAAGTGCTGCGCGGCCCGCAGGGCACCCTGTTCGGCCGTAACACCACCGGCGGCCTGATCAATTTCGTCACCCGCAAGCCGACAGATGCCTTCGAAGGCTATGTGAGCGCGCAGGTCGAGAACTTTGACGGGCGTCGCATCGAAGGTGCGGTGAACGTGCCGGTTACTGAAGGCTTCGGCTTGCGGTTTGCCGGGCACTATCTCAAGCGCGACGGCTATACCCGCAACCTCGAGGATGGCTCGCGCATCGACGGTCGTGACCAGTTCACCCTGCGCGGCAGTGCCCGGCTCGACACCGGCTCCGGCACGACGGTCGACTTCGTGGTCACGTATTTCGAAGAGGACAGCAACCGCGCCAACGCGGTGAAGACGCTGTGCACACCCGATCCGACTTTGGGCTGCTCGCCTGACTCGGTCACAAATGATTTCCCCGCCGTCAACTTCCCGATCGACCGCTTCCTGATCCCCGGGGTTGTGCGCGCCGATACATTCAGCGCCAATCCGGCCAATCTGCGTGAAGTTCGCATCGACGTTCTGCCTGAACAGAGAGCCAAGGACCTGCTCGCCACCTTCGAGATCAATCAGGACATCGGTGACTGGCTGCGCCTGACTTCGGTCACCGGCTTCCGGGACGGCAGCAATGATTCCGTCCGTGACTTCGATCAGGGCACGCGGCCCAATGCTTTCAATCCGACCGCGATTTCGCCCGCAAATGGCGCGGGCAATGGTGTCCTGACCTATCTGCTTGGTCCGGGCCAGGTGATTTCGTCGCCCGATTGGCGTTCAGCCCAGTATGGTTCGGGAGAGCGCGATCAGGTCAGCCAGGAACTGCGCCTTGCATCGGACTTGTCGGGGCCGTTCAACTTCCTGCTGGGCGGGTATTATCTGAAGGCCAACAGCGCAGGCGATGTCATCACCTATATGCCCGCCAACCGGACCGCCGGCTTTGTCGCGGCCGGGGTAACCACCGATGCGAGCGTTACCTCGCACGCGGTGTTCGGTGAGGTTTACATCGATATCACGCCTGAACTGAGTGTGCTGGGCGGCATCCGCTATACCAAGGACGACAAGTCCATTCGCACCGCCAGCGGCACCTTCGCGCTGGGCCCGTTCTTCGAAGGCGAGGCTTCATTCGATGCCTGGACCGGACGCGGCAGCGTGACCTGGCAGCCGACGCCGGACAACAATCTCTATCTGACCTTCTCGCGCGGGTTCAAATCGGGCGGTTTCAATCCGGGCAACGTCGGTACGCCAACCTTCGATTCCGAATTCATCAACTCGTGGGAACTCGGTTCGAAGAACACGCTGCTTGATTCCAAGCTGACCCTCAACGGGGCGCTGTTCCAATACGATTACAGCAATCTGATCGTCGGCAACATCGTTGGTACCCTTGCCACGAACGTCAACATTCCCGAAACCCGCGTGCGAGGCTTCGAGCTCGAGACGGTCTTCACGCCGCTTGAAGGGCTGCGACTGGAAGGGGCGCTGGGCCTGCTCAAGACCGATATCCGCAGCGATTTCCGGTCGTCCGATCCGTCGCGCGGGGGGGCGTTCTTCCAGATCCAAGGCAACGAATTGCCCAACGCGCCGAGCCGGACCCTCAAGCTGGCGGCAGAATACAACATTCCGGTTGCGGGAAGCTGGTCGCTCAAACCGCGTGTCGATTACTACTCGCAGACCGGCTTCTGGGCGCGGGAATTCAATGTCGCAGCGGACCGTGTGGGCAGCTGGGAGCAGCTCGACCTGCAGCTGCAGGTTGCCCATGACGACCGCGATCTGGCGCTGATCTTCTTTGTGAAGAACGTCCAGAACAACGACGACATCACGTTCCTCGAAGTGAACTCCAACCTCGTCGGCAGTTTCCGCAGCGCCTTCCTGCTCGATCCTCGCGTGTATGGCGTCAACCTGCGGGCGGGCTTCTGA